A single region of the Acinetobacter sp. WCHA45 genome encodes:
- the cysW gene encoding sulfate ABC transporter permease subunit CysW gives MSLNTNSNALAIKLQSRDSTREPTWVRYTLISIALIFFLSCLILPLILVFVEAFKQGLSVYINALTDSDTLSAVKLTLLTAAIAVPINVVFGVAAAWAVAKFQFRGKAILTTIIDMPFSVSPVIAGLMLVLIFGSQGWVGGWLMDHDIKILYAVPAIVLATIFITVPFVARELIPLMEAQGTEEEEAAIVLGASGWQTFWKVTLPNIKWGLIYGVILCNARAMGEFGAVSVVSGHIRGETNTLPLHVEILYNEYTFSAAFAVSSLLAFLAIITLILKTWLEIRQDQANEHQPNH, from the coding sequence ATGAGTTTAAATACCAATAGCAATGCTTTAGCCATAAAGTTGCAATCTCGTGATTCAACCCGTGAACCAACATGGGTCCGTTATACATTAATTAGTATTGCACTGATTTTCTTCTTAAGTTGCTTAATACTACCGCTCATTTTGGTTTTTGTTGAAGCATTTAAACAAGGTCTTTCAGTTTACATCAATGCCTTAACTGATTCTGACACACTGTCGGCAGTCAAACTAACCTTACTGACAGCAGCGATTGCTGTACCAATTAATGTAGTTTTTGGTGTCGCGGCTGCTTGGGCTGTGGCTAAATTCCAGTTCCGTGGCAAAGCCATCTTGACCACCATTATTGATATGCCATTTTCAGTCTCCCCTGTAATTGCAGGTTTAATGTTGGTTCTGATTTTTGGTTCACAAGGTTGGGTTGGCGGTTGGTTAATGGATCACGATATTAAAATCCTTTATGCCGTACCTGCCATTGTTTTAGCCACAATTTTTATTACAGTTCCTTTTGTTGCACGCGAACTCATTCCGCTCATGGAAGCTCAAGGTACTGAAGAAGAAGAAGCTGCAATCGTACTTGGTGCATCTGGTTGGCAAACTTTCTGGAAAGTAACACTTCCAAATATTAAATGGGGTTTGATCTATGGTGTGATTCTATGTAATGCACGTGCAATGGGTGAGTTTGGTGCTGTATCGGTCGTTTCAGGACACATTCGTGGTGAAACGAACACATTACCTTTACATGTAGAAATTCTATACAACGAGTATACCTTCAGTGCTGCATTTGCGGTGTCATCTTTACTGGCATTCTTAGCAATCATCACATTGATCTTGAAAACTTGGTTAGAAATACGCCAAGACCAAGCAAATGAACATCAACCGAATCACTAA
- a CDS encoding sulfate/molybdate ABC transporter ATP-binding protein — translation MSIQVKNIEKHFGAFHALKNISLDFPEGELVALLGPSGCGKTTLLRIIAGLESADHGQVLLEGEDATNIHVRERQVGFVFQHYALFRHMTVFDNIAFGLRVRPRATRPSEAEIKKRVTRLLDLVQLGFLADRYPAQLSGGQRQRIALARALAVEPRVLLLDEPFGALDAKVRKELRRWLRTLHDELHITSIFVTHDQEEALEVADQIIVMNKGDVEQIGSPREVYEKPATPFVFDFLGQANRFEGEHTSGIIRIGDDRIQLPTSLAAPQGKVIAFARPNELHIHTRPQANTIEATFIREVWIAGKVIAELQDRSGRTIEILLSVEEANLHQFRPNQTVWISAAQLHLFADQTTQVA, via the coding sequence ATGAGTATTCAAGTTAAAAATATTGAAAAACACTTCGGTGCATTCCATGCACTCAAAAATATCTCTTTAGACTTTCCTGAAGGTGAATTAGTTGCTTTGCTTGGTCCTTCAGGCTGTGGAAAAACAACATTATTACGCATCATCGCGGGTTTAGAATCTGCTGATCATGGTCAAGTTTTACTTGAAGGCGAAGATGCCACAAATATCCATGTTCGTGAACGTCAAGTCGGTTTTGTATTTCAACACTATGCCTTATTCCGCCATATGACTGTGTTTGACAATATCGCTTTTGGTTTACGCGTTCGCCCACGCGCAACTCGTCCATCAGAAGCCGAAATTAAAAAACGTGTCACGCGCTTATTAGATTTGGTTCAACTGGGTTTCTTAGCTGATCGTTACCCTGCTCAACTTTCAGGTGGACAACGTCAACGTATTGCACTAGCACGCGCCCTTGCAGTAGAACCACGTGTTTTATTACTTGATGAGCCTTTTGGCGCACTAGATGCCAAAGTTCGTAAAGAATTACGCCGTTGGTTACGAACCTTACATGATGAACTACATATCACATCTATTTTTGTTACACATGACCAAGAAGAGGCTTTGGAAGTCGCAGACCAAATTATTGTCATGAATAAAGGCGATGTTGAACAAATTGGTTCACCTCGTGAAGTTTATGAAAAACCAGCAACACCCTTTGTTTTTGATTTCTTAGGTCAAGCAAATCGTTTTGAAGGCGAACATACTAGCGGTATCATCCGCATTGGTGATGATCGAATCCAACTGCCAACCTCATTAGCAGCACCGCAAGGAAAAGTGATTGCATTTGCACGACCAAATGAATTACATATTCATACCCGTCCCCAAGCGAATACGATTGAGGCAACGTTTATACGTGAGGTCTGGATTGCGGGCAAAGTGATTGCGGAATTACAAGATCGCAGTGGACGTACCATTGAGATTTTACTTAGTGTAGAAGAAGCAAATTTACATCAATTTAGACCGAATCAAACCGTCTGGATTAGTGCAGCTCAACTTCATTTATTTGCAGACCAAACGACTCAAGTTGCTTAG
- a CDS encoding CysB family HTH-type transcriptional regulator: MNFQQLRIIRETVRQNFNLTEASAALYTSQSGVSKHIKDLEDELGVQLFVRKGKRLLGLTEPGQSLLSIVERMLVDADNIKRLADDFNKVDEGTLTIATTHTQARYVLPPIVNQFKKLFPKVHLVLQQASPVEIAEMLLQGEADIGIATESLTTEENLASVPYYEWHHSIITPKDHPLTKLDKISLDVLAEYPLITYHGGFTGRSKIDKAFEDAHIHADIVMSALDADVIKTYVELNMGVGIVNDVAYDTDKDYRLEQLKTDVFGVNTTWIAVRKGHLLRGYGYEFISLCSPKTNIKELKKVAYPEE; the protein is encoded by the coding sequence ATGAACTTTCAACAACTCAGAATTATTCGAGAAACTGTTCGCCAAAACTTTAATTTAACTGAAGCTTCTGCGGCACTTTATACCTCCCAATCTGGTGTCAGTAAGCACATTAAAGATTTAGAAGATGAGTTAGGTGTACAACTCTTTGTACGTAAAGGTAAACGCTTGCTCGGTTTGACTGAACCAGGTCAATCGTTATTAAGCATCGTGGAACGGATGTTAGTCGATGCTGATAATATTAAACGTCTTGCTGATGACTTTAATAAAGTTGATGAAGGCACCTTAACAATTGCAACAACGCATACCCAAGCACGGTATGTTCTTCCACCAATTGTGAATCAATTTAAAAAATTATTCCCAAAAGTACATTTGGTTTTACAACAAGCGAGTCCTGTTGAAATCGCAGAAATGCTACTCCAGGGGGAAGCCGATATTGGTATCGCAACTGAATCTTTAACGACCGAAGAGAACTTAGCAAGCGTACCTTATTATGAATGGCATCATAGTATCATTACACCGAAAGACCACCCTTTGACTAAGTTAGATAAAATTAGTTTAGATGTATTAGCTGAATATCCATTGATCACATATCACGGTGGCTTTACTGGACGCTCTAAAATCGATAAAGCATTTGAAGATGCTCATATACATGCCGATATCGTGATGTCCGCCTTAGATGCCGACGTCATTAAAACCTATGTTGAACTCAATATGGGGGTGGGTATTGTCAATGATGTCGCTTATGACACAGACAAAGATTATCGCTTAGAACAATTAAAAACTGATGTTTTTGGAGTGAATACAACTTGGATTGCTGTGCGTAAAGGACATCTTTTACGTGGCTATGGTTATGAATTTATTTCTTTATGTTCTCCAAAAACAAACATCAAAGAACTTAAAAAAGTGGCTTATCCCGAAGAATAA